The following proteins are co-located in the Sciurus carolinensis unplaced genomic scaffold, mSciCar1.2, whole genome shotgun sequence genome:
- the LOC124975408 gene encoding olfactory receptor 7G2-like, translating into MESENQTGVLEFLLLGLSDDPNLQPILFALFLFLYLVTVLGNMLIILAICTDSHLRTPMYFFLSNLSFSDICFSTSTVPRMLMNIQRHSKAISYAGCLTQVCFVLVFAGVENSLLAAMAYDRYVAICHPLRYSVIMNPRLCVLLIVLSLTISVVYGLLHSLMVLRLSFCTNLEIPHFFCELDQVIKLACSDTLINNILFYLVSGILGGVPLLGIIYSYIKIASSILKMSSAGGKHKAFSTCGSHLSVVSLFYGMGFGVYISSVVTDSFTNTAAASVMYTVVPPMLNPFIYSLRNRDMKEALRKLIIKPPFW; encoded by the coding sequence ATGGAATCAGAAAACCAAACAGGTGTCTTGgaattcctcctcctgggcctctcAGATGACCCAAACCTGCAGCCCATTCTCTTTGCACTGTTCCTGTTcctgtacctggtcacagtgcttgggaacatgctcatcatcctggccatctGCACTGACTCTCACCTCcgcacccccatgtacttcttcctctccaacctgtccttcagTGACATCTGCTTCAGCACTAGCACAGTCCCTAGGATGCTGATGAATATCCAGAGACACAGCAAGGCCATCAGTTACGCAGGCTGCCTCACCCAGGTCTGCTTTGTCCTGGTTTTTGCTGGAGTGGAAAACAGTCTCCTTGCAGCAATGGCTTATGATcgttatgtggccatctgccatccCCTCAGGTACTCAGTCATCATGAACCCCCGCCTCTGTGTCCTGCTGATTGTATTGTCCTTAACCATTAGCGTTGTGTATGGCCTGCTTCACAGTCTGAtggtgctgaggctgtccttctgcacaaacctggagatcccccacttcttctgtgaacttgatcAGGTCATCAAACTGGCCTGTTCTGATACCCTCATCAATAACATCCTATTCTATTTAGTGTCTGGCATTTTGGGTGGTGTTCCTCTTCTTGGGATTATTTACTCTTACATTAAAATAGCCTCTTCTATTCTGAAAATGTCCTCAGCTGGGGGAaagcataaagccttttccacctgtgggtctcacctctcagtGGTCTCTTTGTTCTATGGGATGGGTTTTGGGGTGTACATTAGCTCTGTAGTGACTGACTCATTCACCAATACTGCAgcagcctcagtgatgtacactgtggtccctccaatgctgaacccctttatctacagcctgaggaacagggacatgaaggaAGCCTTGAGGAAACTCATCATTAAGCCTCCTTTTTGGTGA